One genomic window of Camelina sativa cultivar DH55 chromosome 5, Cs, whole genome shotgun sequence includes the following:
- the LOC104785162 gene encoding probable plastid-lipid-associated protein 13, chloroplastic has product MSLSPASSTSMASIHSSITGTCAVKLGFPGSASPSKSFVAVVPVVKGWRSSYRRRRGLRAMVQETVQGSPSVYAREMERLSAKESLLLALKDAGGFEALVTGKTTNMQRIDVNERITSLERLNPTPRPTTSPCFEGRWKFEWFGSGSPGLLAARVIFERFPSTLANLSKMEILIKDANAKATANIKLLNSIESKIILSSKLTVEGPLRLREEYIEGMVESPTVIEEAVPEQLKGALVQAATTLQQLPALIKDTLASGLRIPLSGSFERFFMISYLDEEILIVRDTAGVPEVLTRMETPSSTVVETLEYDS; this is encoded by the exons ATGTCTCTTTCGCCTGCTTCTTCTACTTCAATGGCGTCGATACATAGTTCGATTACGGGTACCTGTGCGGTTAAATTGGGATTTCCAGGCTCAGCTTCACCGTCGAAGAGTTTTGTCGCTGTAGTTCCGGTGGTGAAGGGTTGGAGGAGTTCGTACCGGAGAAGGAGGGGTTTAAGAGCAATGGTGCAGGAAACAGTACAAGGATCTCCTTCTGTTTATGCCAGAGAAATGGAGCGCCTTTCTGCTAAGGAATCTCTTCTTCTCGCT TTGAAGGATGCTGGAGGCTTTGAGGCATTAGTTACAGGGAAAACAACCAATATGCAAAGGATTGATGTGAATGAGAGGATTACGAGTCTAGAGCGGCTTAACCCGACTCCCAGACCAACCAC GTCTCCTTGTTTCGAAGGCAGATGGAAGTTTGAGTGGTTTGGTTCTGGAAGTCCTGGTTTACTCGCTGCTCGTGTTATCTTTGA GAGGTTTCCTTCAACATTAGCTAATTTATCAAAAATGGAGATACTGATCAAGGATGCTAACGCAAAGGCCACCGCAAATATCAAACTTCTGAACTCG ATAGAAAGCAAAATCATTCTGTCATCGAAATTGACTGTTGAGGGACCTCTGAGATTGAGAGAAGAGTATATTGAAGGTATGGTTGAATCCCCAACAGTCATTGAAGAAGCAGTTCCTGAACAGCTAAAAGGGGCATTGGTTCAAGCGGCCACAACTTTGCAGCAGCTTCCTGCTCTTATCAAGGATACTTTAGCCAGTGGTCTAAGAATTCCCCTGA GTGGTTCCTTTGAAAGATTCTTCATGATATCTTATCTAGACGAAGAGATTCTT ATAGTAAGAGATACAGCAGGAGTGCCTGAAGTTCTAACGAGGATGGAAACACCATCATCCACTGTTGTAGAAACTCTTGAATACGATAGTTAG